One Desulfatitalea tepidiphila genomic window, CCGTTCGGCCAGCCTCCGATTCAAAATCGCCTTTTTCGTGGTCTTGCTGCTGACCTCCACCTCCTTCGTTCTCAGCCTCGTCACCGTTCAGATCATGAACAACCATATCCTGAACGAGATCCTCAAAAGGGGCGAATCGGTGGGCAAGAGCATTGCTGCCGCCGCAGGATACAGCCTCCTCTCCAAGGATCTGCTGGGTCTGGACAACCTCGTCTATCAGAGCAAGTCCTCCAATGACGACATGCCTTACGTATACATTGTCGATACGAATTTGAAGACGATCGTCCACAGCGAAAAGCCGATCATCGGGGAGAGCATGCCTGCCTCCCAGGGCCGGCTTTACCGCCAAGGCGCCGACGGGGTCATCGTGAATGAACTGGCGAATGCATCGGGAACGATTTTCGAAATATCATGCCCCATCGTCTTTATGAAAAAACCGCTGGGCAGCGTGGTCGTCGGCATGAACAAATCCGTCCTGACAGCGGCGCAAAACAAGGTCGGCCGGATGATATCCATCGTCTTCGGCATTATCGTCGTTCTGGGCATTTTCGCCAGTTCGCTGCTGGCCTCCTTCTTGATCAAACCCATCAAAGAGCTCGCCGCAGGTGTCGAGGAATTGAAGCACGGGACCGGAGAGAGTCCCCTGCGGATCTACTCCCAGGATGAACTGGGCAAACTGACCCGCAACTTCAACGAGATGTCGGCCTTGATCGCCCAGCAACGAGGCAAATTGACCAGGTATGCCC contains:
- a CDS encoding HD-GYP domain-containing protein, translated to MGSSVGKATDHFSACLKPGRTALRLAARRCRSASLRFKIAFFVVLLLTSTSFVLSLVTVQIMNNHILNEILKRGESVGKSIAAAAGYSLLSKDLLGLDNLVYQSKSSNDDMPYVYIVDTNLKTIVHSEKPIIGESMPASQGRLYRQGADGVIVNELANASGTIFEISCPIVFMKKPLGSVVVGMNKSVLTAAQNKVGRMISIVFGIIVVLGIFASSLLASFLIKPIKELAAGVEELKHGTGESPLRIYSQDELGKLTRNFNEMSALIAQQRGKLTRYAQDLEEAYVSIVKVVAAAIDARDTYTHGHSARVAKYSLLIGKEIGLAKEELRDLEIACLFHDVGKIKTPDAILLKADKLNRIEYREMMRHVEYGASILSWAPSLARYIPSTLHHHEWHNGKGYPDGLAGDAIPLFAAIITIADAYDAMTSNRPYRKALRKEEALREIARQSGAQFRPDLARVFLELMKKGRDQHAPLYVVRAAG